A single genomic interval of Lynx canadensis isolate LIC74 chromosome A2, mLynCan4.pri.v2, whole genome shotgun sequence harbors:
- the LOC115508390 gene encoding small ubiquitin-related modifier 1-like — protein sequence MSDQEPKPSTEDLWDKKVGEHIKLEVIGQDSSEIQFKVKMTTHLNKLKTSHCQRQSVPMNSLRFLFEDQRSADNYTPKEIGMEEDVIEVYQEQ from the coding sequence ATGTCTGACCAGGAGCCAAAACCTTCAACTGAGGACTTGTGGGATAAGAAGGTAGGAGAACACATTAAACTGGAAGTCATTGGACAGGATAGCAGTGAGATTCAGTTCAAAGTGAAAATGACAACACACCTCAATAAACTCAAAACATCACACTGCCAAAGACAGAGTGTTCCAATGAATTCACTCAGGTTTCTCTTTGAAGATCAGAGAAGTGCTGATAATTACACTCCAAAAGAAATTGGAATGGAGGAAGATGTGATTGAAGTTTATCAGGAACAATGA